One region of Oncorhynchus mykiss isolate Arlee chromosome 8, USDA_OmykA_1.1, whole genome shotgun sequence genomic DNA includes:
- the cipcb gene encoding CLOCK-interacting pacemaker, translating to MSSTKRKAEGQSRTRKSGSSRTDSERDSGFSDASTIDLTDSEDSSRTVSKREAQRTPSGSGSHPSQLAVLGGSYSNMSPMIMKNVLLKQPGNNPPSQKPWGFSPAVEMVQQPQVDFVQPVVSPVVSHCTTSNPKEATSKRRRPKKYLPILRSYPKIAPHPGDSSSSSGGVSSCYFPASSPSASSHREHHHNHRNKQHRHQSRGSSCGSSGSNTPSLPPPSSSLSPSSQHRLTPSLTDSSACSSPARSSLVSRSEFSPAPSPALTVTPSDTLTSEVPEKTKTLSLPQPTIATTNDNSCHDDSNHDHNSDDHDIKRKRFCNTYNILSKSGLLEITLSTKDLIRQNRRTQVDLDRLKEHTNLFLQALQTGDTSIWSKLQTSLQEEKGSGQQSSLKADTD from the exons ATGAGTAGTACCAAGAGGAAAGCAGAAGGGCAATCTAGGACCAGGAAGTCTGGAAGCTCCAGAACAGACTCGGAGAGAGACTCTGGCTTCTCAG ATGCCAGCACCATAGACCTGACAGATTCTGAGGACTCATCTCGCACTGTGTCCAAGAGAGAGGCCCAGCGCACTCCATCCGGGTCAGGGTCTCATCCCTCACAGCTAGCTGTGTTGGGGGGGTCCTACTCCAACATGTCCCCCATGATCATGAAAAATGTCCTCCTAAAACAG cctggGAACAACCCTCCCTCTCAGAAGCCATGGGGGTTCAGCCCAGCTGTGGAGATGGTCCAGCAGCCTCAGGTGGACTTCGTCCAGCCCGTTGTCTCCCCTGTGGTCTCCCACTGCACCACATCCAACCCTAAGGAGGCCACTTCCAAACGCCGGCGCCCCAAGAAGTATCTTCCCATCCTCAGGTCCTACCCGAAGATCGCCCCTCACCCTGGAGACAGTTCGAGTTCCTCCGGGGGAGTAAGCTCTTGTTATTTCCCCGCTTCATCCCCCTCTGCCTCTAGCCACCgggaacaccatcacaaccacaGAAACAAACAGCACAGGCACCAGTCTAGAGGTTCTAGCTGTGGTTCTTCTGGTTCCAACACCcccagtctccctcctccctctagctccctgtccccctcttcccagcataggctCACCCCCTCCCTCACAGACTCCAGTGCTTGCAGCAGCCCTGCAAGATCCTCTCTCGTCAGTAGATCAGAGTTCTCCCCAGCCCCGTCCCCTGCCTTAACCGTAACGCCTTCAGACACCCTCACCTCTGAGGTCCCTGAGAAAACCAAGACCCTCTCCCTCCCACAACCCACCATCGCCACAACCAACGACAACAGCTGCCACGATGACAGCAACCACGACCACAATAGCGATGACCATGACATAAAGCGCAAGCGTTTCTGCAACACGTACAACATCCTGTCCAAGTCTGGCCTGCTGGAGATCACCCTGAGTACCAAGGACCTGATTCGTCAGAACCGCAGGACCCAGGTAGACCTGGACCGGCTCAAGGAGCACACCAACCTCTTCCTGCAGGCCCTGCAGACCGGAGATACCAGCATCTGGAGCAAGCTGCAGACCAGCCTCCAGGAAGAGAAGGGCAGTGGGCAGCAGAGCAGCTTAAAGGCAGATACAGATTAG